One Candidatus Methylacidithermus pantelleriae genomic window carries:
- a CDS encoding type IV pilus twitching motility protein PilT: MASSFNDFVLQTALERGWISHGQLESIQAARQSLPDVSLADLLYEQQIISVEQRDWLLETYRSQAKEWEANLSGNERSGAAELVPSAVENSTTEEVTESLEILNRYLEHAFSLGATSLHLSPDRPLRVRLETNLQPLYEEAFLIPAEAIEPVAKAILGPRRWERARERGSVSFSYAVRGLGRFRGHLFRERQGCHVVFFMPLGKPKGVEELGLPEVVRGLTKKKGELVLVAGGRGSGRTTTLAALVEEINRTQGVYVVTVEDPMELWLEPKQAMIAQKEVGLHCSDMAAGIEAALAENADVLAIGCLEDPESIRLALEAADRGLLVLATILGNSVPEVLHGLVHSFPGEEEGIVRRLLAELLGGVVCQKLVPCRDGLRKVLASEILLPAPKVVQAIAAGAWGEIPELLRESRPLGMRSMEDSLGELAAKGLVALDPVSGVADSSRAYANWIPLGGTAP, translated from the coding sequence ATGGCCAGTTCTTTCAATGATTTTGTTTTGCAAACGGCTCTCGAGCGCGGGTGGATTAGCCATGGCCAGTTGGAGTCCATCCAAGCGGCCCGACAGTCGCTTCCCGATGTTTCCCTCGCAGATCTCCTTTACGAGCAACAGATCATTAGCGTAGAACAAAGGGACTGGCTCTTGGAGACATATCGAAGCCAAGCCAAGGAGTGGGAAGCCAATCTTTCCGGCAACGAGCGTTCCGGGGCAGCGGAGCTTGTCCCATCTGCCGTAGAAAATTCCACCACGGAGGAAGTTACCGAGTCGCTGGAGATCCTCAACCGTTATTTGGAACATGCGTTTTCCCTGGGCGCAACGAGCTTGCATTTATCTCCAGACCGACCGTTGCGTGTCCGGCTCGAGACCAACCTTCAACCTCTCTACGAAGAGGCGTTTCTCATCCCGGCAGAGGCCATTGAGCCGGTTGCCAAGGCGATCCTTGGACCCAGGCGGTGGGAACGAGCTCGAGAGCGAGGATCGGTGTCTTTCTCCTATGCGGTAAGGGGATTAGGACGTTTTCGTGGGCACCTGTTTCGCGAGCGTCAGGGTTGTCACGTGGTCTTTTTCATGCCACTAGGCAAACCGAAAGGTGTTGAGGAACTCGGACTTCCAGAGGTTGTGCGAGGTTTAACCAAAAAGAAAGGAGAACTGGTTCTGGTCGCAGGAGGACGGGGCAGTGGTCGAACCACCACGCTGGCCGCGTTGGTGGAAGAGATAAACCGCACGCAGGGCGTTTATGTCGTCACGGTCGAGGATCCTATGGAACTTTGGCTGGAGCCCAAGCAAGCCATGATTGCCCAGAAAGAAGTGGGACTCCACTGTTCGGATATGGCTGCCGGTATTGAAGCCGCTCTTGCGGAAAATGCCGACGTACTTGCCATCGGCTGTCTAGAGGATCCTGAGAGCATCCGACTGGCATTGGAAGCGGCCGACCGCGGGCTTCTGGTCCTGGCCACCATCCTGGGGAACTCTGTCCCAGAGGTGCTTCATGGTCTGGTCCACTCGTTTCCCGGGGAAGAGGAGGGGATCGTGAGACGGTTACTTGCGGAGCTTCTCGGGGGTGTGGTTTGTCAAAAACTGGTTCCTTGCCGAGACGGTCTGCGGAAGGTTTTGGCCTCCGAAATCCTGCTCCCCGCACCGAAGGTTGTCCAGGCGATTGCTGCGGGAGCGTGGGGAGAGATTCCTGAGCTTTTACGCGAGAGTCGCCCGTTGGGGATGCGGTCTATGGAGGATTCGCTGGGGGAACTCGCCGCCAAGGGACTGGTGGCTTTGGATCCGGTATCCGGTGTTGCCGACTCGTCCCGTGCGTATGCAAACTGGATTCCCCTCGGGGGGACGGCGCCTTAA
- a CDS encoding substrate-binding domain-containing protein, translated as MIEARARKIGVGLGLVIGLAMVGLTIPVSSFAKGVLRVCADPADLPFSNRAKEGLENRIAEVVASALDWDLQYYWWPHQRGLVRKTLQARHCDVLIGVPSDYDPVLTTRPYYRSTYVLAYRSDRGITIRSLQDPVLSQWKIGVHWDTPGHVLLAERGLTRHLVPYSLIYDPVFHPENYPGRIMEDLLSDKIDAAVVWGPIAGYFAKKKGAPVAIFPLDREPCRVPLSFNISMGVRKGDFVLKEKLESVLTAKSQEIRKILEEYGVPILEPLPQKPKREKHPHGPVHSHSHTADQAWVRPTAVMVSNNAGAGVGPGSNTPRGFVC; from the coding sequence GGATTAGTGATTGGCTTGGCGATGGTCGGTTTAACGATTCCCGTTTCTAGCTTTGCCAAGGGCGTTTTACGTGTTTGTGCGGACCCGGCGGACCTTCCGTTTTCCAACCGGGCCAAGGAGGGATTGGAAAATCGCATTGCGGAGGTGGTGGCTTCGGCCCTCGACTGGGATCTCCAATACTACTGGTGGCCTCACCAGCGCGGTCTTGTGCGGAAGACTCTCCAGGCAAGGCACTGCGATGTCTTAATTGGCGTTCCCTCCGACTATGATCCGGTTTTGACGACGCGTCCTTACTATCGCAGTACCTATGTACTTGCCTACCGGTCGGATCGAGGGATAACCATTCGCTCTCTCCAGGATCCGGTTCTGTCCCAATGGAAGATTGGGGTCCACTGGGATACCCCCGGACACGTTCTTCTGGCTGAGCGAGGTCTTACCCGCCATCTGGTTCCCTACTCTTTGATCTACGATCCTGTTTTTCATCCGGAAAACTATCCGGGTCGGATTATGGAGGATCTTCTTTCCGATAAGATAGATGCGGCGGTCGTTTGGGGGCCCATCGCCGGGTATTTTGCAAAAAAGAAAGGAGCTCCTGTGGCCATTTTCCCCTTGGATCGCGAGCCATGCCGCGTCCCGCTGAGCTTCAATATCTCGATGGGGGTTCGAAAAGGGGATTTTGTGCTGAAGGAAAAGCTCGAATCTGTGTTAACCGCTAAAAGTCAAGAGATTCGGAAGATCCTCGAAGAGTATGGCGTGCCGATACTTGAGCCGTTACCCCAGAAGCCCAAACGGGAAAAGCATCCTCACGGACCTGTTCATTCTCATTCGCACACCGCCGACCAAGCATGGGTGCGGCCGACGGCCGTCATGGTTTCTAATAACGCAGGTGCCGGCGTTGGGCCGGGATCCAACACGCCTCGAGGTTTTGTTTGTTGA
- a CDS encoding c-type cytochrome, whose product MKNGVRRYLGRENTLPNVGFGWVVVGVASLGLFFVPLGGYGATKNPYQNDPKAIEEGKKIWFSVGCTGCHGAGGGGGMCPSVGDDIWVFGGDDETLFRLIKGQIPQQTMPRTFGQILSDDQIWKVLAFVRTLKFAGGSSGSATGVPGASMDAHGPTTVSIPMEERSCAVIAANRRLLTTLLPSVPGYRRSYVCVLSSNLSVDSIEGLVSKKAQVRAEKGFGEALAKRWKLPVQAFDDSVDAFETPVEEILAGKLDAAILWAPMAGFALWHLDKGHKLKVLPLKETAEPPEGYRGQSGGSGYVEKCAQAIAAVLGSYGVKPSGS is encoded by the coding sequence ATGAAAAACGGTGTTCGCAGATACCTTGGGCGAGAGAATACCCTCCCTAACGTCGGGTTTGGATGGGTAGTGGTCGGTGTAGCAAGCTTGGGACTCTTTTTTGTTCCTCTCGGTGGCTACGGGGCCACTAAGAACCCGTATCAAAACGATCCTAAGGCAATTGAGGAAGGCAAAAAGATCTGGTTTAGCGTTGGTTGTACAGGATGTCATGGAGCGGGAGGCGGAGGTGGGATGTGTCCGTCCGTGGGCGATGATATATGGGTCTTTGGGGGGGACGATGAGACGCTGTTCCGCTTGATCAAAGGACAGATCCCCCAGCAAACGATGCCACGGACCTTTGGCCAAATTTTAAGCGACGACCAAATTTGGAAAGTTCTTGCCTTCGTGCGAACGTTGAAATTTGCGGGGGGAAGTTCTGGCAGTGCCACGGGAGTTCCTGGGGCTTCCATGGATGCCCACGGTCCAACTACGGTCTCCATCCCCATGGAGGAAAGGTCCTGTGCCGTCATCGCGGCTAACCGGAGGCTTCTTACCACCTTGCTTCCCTCGGTGCCCGGGTATCGACGGAGCTATGTTTGTGTGTTGAGCTCGAATCTTTCCGTGGATTCGATTGAAGGGTTAGTCTCAAAGAAGGCTCAGGTCAGAGCAGAGAAAGGATTCGGGGAAGCTCTGGCAAAGCGATGGAAACTCCCGGTTCAGGCGTTTGATGATTCGGTTGACGCTTTTGAGACTCCGGTCGAAGAGATTTTAGCGGGAAAGCTAGACGCAGCGATTTTGTGGGCCCCTATGGCGGGGTTTGCTTTGTGGCACCTGGATAAAGGACACAAGTTGAAGGTGTTGCCTTTGAAAGAGACAGCGGAGCCACCGGAAGGTTATCGAGGCCAAAGCGGGGGTTCAGGTTACGTTGAGAAATGTGCGCAGGCGATCGCTGCGGTTCTGGGTTCCTACGGCGTAAAGCCTTCGGGCTCTTAA
- a CDS encoding universal stress protein has translation MNTGPIVVALDASPSSLAALEAAAVLAAHRGSELWGLFVEDQNLFRCAAYSFASEIDAVSGQVRRVDPQAIEATLEALAAEARRALEEVAGRAALRFRFVVIRGIVEEKLLEWASQAELVALGRAAGQEASLRIGSTTRRLILETSTRVLVLQQRSVLKAPVAVLLTPRDSWERPLEIAQDLARACGDGIVFFLLLERLQRAEEAWEQKAKEFVARLHVPVTIRRVVAPRGVTLQAELWKEKAGAVVASRAHVVRDEGFFQELLAGLDCPWLIV, from the coding sequence ATGAACACCGGACCGATTGTGGTAGCCTTGGATGCTTCCCCCTCCAGCCTTGCGGCTCTGGAAGCGGCTGCTGTTCTGGCGGCTCATCGGGGCAGCGAGCTATGGGGCCTCTTTGTGGAAGACCAGAATCTTTTCCGTTGTGCAGCCTACTCCTTTGCGTCCGAAATCGATGCCGTTTCGGGACAGGTGCGGCGCGTGGATCCCCAGGCCATCGAAGCGACCTTGGAAGCCCTTGCAGCGGAAGCCCGCCGGGCGCTCGAGGAGGTTGCAGGCCGGGCTGCTTTGCGCTTTCGGTTTGTGGTGATCCGGGGGATAGTTGAGGAAAAGCTTTTGGAATGGGCCAGCCAAGCTGAGCTGGTGGCTTTGGGCCGTGCGGCCGGGCAAGAAGCAAGCCTTCGGATCGGCTCGACTACTCGGAGACTCATTTTGGAGACTTCGACCCGTGTGTTGGTTCTCCAGCAACGATCGGTTCTTAAGGCGCCGGTTGCGGTACTTTTGACTCCTAGGGATAGCTGGGAACGGCCCCTGGAGATTGCTCAGGATCTGGCCCGGGCTTGTGGGGATGGAATTGTTTTTTTTCTCCTGTTGGAACGCCTGCAACGAGCCGAAGAGGCCTGGGAGCAAAAGGCAAAAGAGTTTGTGGCTCGGCTCCATGTTCCGGTAACGATTCGGAGGGTCGTTGCGCCTCGAGGGGTAACGCTTCAAGCAGAGCTATGGAAGGAGAAGGCCGGAGCGGTTGTCGCCAGCCGGGCCCATGTGGTTCGGGATGAAGGGTTTTTCCAAGAACTTCTGGCTGGGCTGGATTGCCCTTGGCTCATCGTCTAA
- a CDS encoding archease, which yields MSGPVSEGVRAPRWEHFPHGADVGIRGIGTTQEEAFEQAGIALMAVMTDPAKVGTQTVVEVEREAPQEELLLLEWLDSIIYQVAVHGLVFGKFLVRFPEKHRLQGAMLGEPLDPSRHERRVEVKGPTCTELLVRQDPTSGLWVAQCVVDV from the coding sequence ATGAGTGGACCGGTGAGTGAAGGGGTGAGAGCGCCCCGCTGGGAACATTTTCCTCATGGGGCCGATGTCGGCATTCGCGGCATCGGGACCACCCAAGAAGAGGCCTTTGAACAAGCAGGCATTGCCCTCATGGCCGTTATGACCGACCCGGCGAAGGTTGGCACACAGACGGTGGTGGAGGTGGAGCGAGAGGCTCCTCAAGAAGAACTTCTCCTTCTGGAATGGCTCGATAGCATTATCTACCAGGTGGCAGTTCATGGGCTGGTATTTGGGAAGTTTCTCGTTCGGTTCCCTGAAAAACATCGCTTGCAGGGGGCCATGTTGGGTGAGCCTTTGGATCCCTCGCGGCATGAGCGTCGGGTAGAGGTCAAAGGACCAACGTGTACGGAACTTCTCGTGCGCCAGGACCCTACGAGCGGGCTGTGGGTCGCCCAGTGTGTTGTGGACGTGTAA
- a CDS encoding Lon protease family protein: MIDREELSWQLLRRRCDPNQFEFETTEAIADSARPLGQERAVESLRFGVEIHQPNFHLYVMGPPGTGKHSLGLQLVTEQARREPVPDDWCYVFNFQDPSKPKSLRFRAGRARLFANAMQQLVEDLKVAIPSVFESDEYRLRVSEIEQSFQRRREQALQELRSRAESAGLALLQTPAGFIFAPVRGGQVLDPETYNRLPPEERNRIETTIKELQEELVRIIREIPRWRREAQRKIRELNRSFVQAAVTGLVEEVRKNFSDHAEVLDYLADVEKDLLLHTETFRQPREETSPIPGLPLPQWDPLEMFLHRYQVNVLIDHSQSQGAPVVYEDNPTYQNLVGRIEHVPHLGALVTDFTLIRSGALHRANGGYLLLDAWRLLTQPYAWEGLKRVLYSGKIRVESLGHALGWAGTVALEPQPIPVQVKVILIGERFLYYLLHSLDPDFRELFQVISDFEEAIARDPRTEQEYAQLLASMARSEGLLPLDQGGIARMVEESSRMSGDAEKLSIQTGQISTLLQEADYWARSRGSKVIGREDVERAVAARVRRADRVRQRILEETLRGRLLIDTEGSIIGQINGLSVWQLGDYTFGHPTGITARVRFGSGKVVDIEREVALGGPIHSKGVLILTGFLLGRYLPEEPLSLAATLVFEQSYQGVEGDSASAAELFALLSALGGVPIKQAIAVTGSVNQHGIIQPVGGVNEKIEGFFDVCRARGLTGEQGVIIPAANRTQLMLREDVVEAVREGKFHIYAVETVDQGMEILTGIPAGERGSDGRFPPSTINGRVEARLAEFAQRARAFQPERAEVK, translated from the coding sequence ATGATCGATCGAGAAGAATTATCTTGGCAACTGCTGCGGCGTCGGTGCGATCCCAACCAATTTGAGTTCGAGACAACGGAAGCAATCGCCGACTCGGCAAGACCCTTGGGGCAAGAACGCGCAGTCGAGTCCCTCCGGTTTGGGGTTGAGATCCACCAGCCTAATTTTCACCTTTATGTGATGGGGCCTCCTGGCACCGGGAAACACTCCCTGGGCTTACAGTTGGTGACGGAGCAGGCCCGCAGGGAGCCGGTTCCTGATGACTGGTGTTACGTGTTTAACTTTCAGGATCCTTCCAAGCCAAAGAGTTTGAGGTTTCGAGCCGGCAGAGCTCGCCTTTTTGCCAATGCGATGCAGCAGTTGGTGGAGGACCTTAAGGTTGCGATCCCTAGCGTGTTTGAAAGTGATGAATACCGGCTGCGGGTCAGCGAAATTGAGCAGAGCTTCCAACGCAGGAGGGAACAGGCCCTGCAGGAGCTGCGGTCAAGAGCTGAGTCGGCTGGCCTAGCCCTTCTCCAAACCCCCGCAGGGTTTATCTTTGCTCCTGTGCGGGGCGGCCAAGTTTTGGACCCGGAAACCTATAACCGTCTTCCTCCAGAGGAACGAAATCGAATCGAAACCACGATCAAAGAGTTGCAGGAGGAACTGGTGCGGATCATCCGGGAAATTCCTCGATGGCGAAGGGAGGCCCAGCGGAAAATACGGGAGCTTAACCGAAGTTTTGTCCAGGCGGCTGTAACGGGGCTCGTGGAGGAAGTACGAAAGAATTTTTCGGATCATGCTGAGGTTTTGGACTATCTGGCCGACGTGGAGAAGGATCTTCTACTTCATACGGAGACGTTTCGGCAGCCTCGAGAAGAGACAAGCCCGATCCCCGGTCTACCCTTGCCGCAATGGGACCCTTTGGAGATGTTTCTTCACCGGTATCAGGTCAATGTGCTCATTGACCATTCCCAGTCCCAGGGAGCCCCGGTGGTATATGAGGACAACCCTACGTATCAAAACCTGGTGGGCAGAATTGAACATGTCCCTCATTTAGGGGCTTTGGTCACAGACTTTACTCTCATCCGATCAGGCGCGCTCCACCGGGCCAATGGCGGATATCTCCTGCTGGATGCGTGGAGGCTTTTGACCCAACCCTATGCCTGGGAAGGACTCAAACGGGTACTCTATTCGGGAAAGATTCGGGTCGAATCACTCGGGCATGCTCTGGGATGGGCCGGAACGGTTGCACTGGAGCCACAACCTATCCCGGTTCAGGTGAAAGTGATCCTGATTGGGGAAAGATTTCTTTATTATCTTTTGCATTCCTTAGATCCCGATTTCCGGGAGCTTTTCCAGGTGATTTCGGATTTTGAAGAAGCAATTGCGAGGGACCCTCGCACCGAGCAGGAATACGCACAACTTTTGGCCTCCATGGCTCGCTCGGAAGGGCTTCTTCCTCTCGATCAAGGGGGTATAGCTCGCATGGTGGAAGAGAGCTCCCGGATGAGCGGAGATGCGGAGAAACTTTCTATCCAAACCGGACAGATCTCAACCCTTCTGCAGGAGGCCGACTACTGGGCCAGGTCTCGGGGATCGAAAGTGATCGGAAGGGAGGATGTGGAGAGGGCGGTTGCGGCGCGTGTACGAAGAGCTGATCGAGTCCGGCAAAGGATCTTGGAGGAAACTCTTCGGGGCCGGCTTCTCATCGATACGGAAGGCTCCATCATTGGGCAAATCAATGGATTATCGGTCTGGCAACTGGGCGACTACACGTTTGGACATCCTACCGGGATCACGGCGCGGGTTCGCTTTGGGAGCGGCAAGGTTGTAGATATTGAGCGGGAGGTTGCTCTGGGAGGACCGATCCACTCAAAAGGGGTTCTCATTTTGACTGGATTTCTTCTCGGACGCTATCTTCCAGAGGAACCTCTATCCCTGGCCGCTACGCTTGTCTTTGAGCAAAGTTACCAGGGTGTCGAAGGAGATAGTGCTTCGGCGGCTGAGCTCTTTGCTCTTTTGTCGGCGCTGGGAGGGGTGCCGATCAAGCAAGCCATTGCGGTCACCGGTTCGGTTAACCAGCATGGGATCATTCAGCCGGTCGGTGGGGTCAACGAAAAAATTGAGGGTTTTTTTGACGTTTGCCGCGCCCGCGGATTGACCGGAGAACAAGGGGTGATCATCCCAGCGGCCAACCGGACACAACTCATGCTCCGGGAGGATGTGGTCGAAGCTGTCCGGGAGGGAAAGTTTCATATCTACGCGGTGGAAACAGTAGACCAGGGAATGGAAATTCTTACGGGAATCCCTGCGGGAGAAAGGGGATCCGACGGACGGTTTCCTCCGTCCACGATCAATGGTAGAGTGGAAGCGCGCTTGGCAGAATTCGCTCAAAGAGCACGTGCTTTCCAGCCGGAGCGGGCGGAGGTCAAATGA
- a CDS encoding recombinase family protein — protein sequence MIRRPASSWSSSAAGSTGFGFEYGEAALAAESRSILVVDPNEMTDGIVRDLHEVIVRLCARVYRGKRSIGNRCQERARSHS from the coding sequence GTGATCCGAAGGCCCGCGTCATCCTGGTCGAGTAGTGCGGCAGGCTCTACGGGCTTCGGTTTTGAGTATGGAGAAGCGGCATTGGCTGCCGAGAGTCGATCGATTCTGGTAGTGGATCCCAATGAGATGACCGACGGTATCGTGCGCGACCTCCATGAGGTGATCGTTCGATTGTGTGCCAGGGTTTACAGGGGGAAGAGGTCTATTGGCAACCGCTGCCAAGAACGCGCTCGAAGCCATTCATGA
- a CDS encoding type IV pilus twitching motility protein PilT, with protein sequence MKDFFSLLEAAVAGGALDLYLFEGYPVRIRAGGSLQTIRPKPLGGDELRTMLEPVVPSAGWTKLKDGGEVCFSFALRDKARVRCVLFRHAQGLGASLRLFPLPLPELSSLGLPAEFLQSLGEWSQGLVLVVGPTRSGKSTTLASLAQELARSASRHIVTLEKPIEWIVAPGKSIVSQREIPADVPSFALGLRELAYEDADVAIVGSLDQADSIVPAFRLAEQGVFVVGALCTIAQPLAILQRLMALFGERTRDQIRSLLSRQLRAILGQRLLPQSDGRGWVLLAEVVVFDETARALLGEARFEELARWLKENRRDSSPSLRLSLEELATKGKIGLGEAKTELVLLERSEQWL encoded by the coding sequence GTGAAAGACTTTTTCTCGTTGCTGGAAGCGGCTGTAGCGGGAGGAGCTTTAGATCTTTACCTCTTCGAAGGGTATCCTGTTCGCATCCGAGCTGGAGGAAGTCTGCAGACGATTCGTCCCAAACCGTTAGGGGGGGATGAGCTAAGGACAATGCTCGAGCCGGTGGTCCCTTCAGCTGGTTGGACGAAACTCAAGGATGGTGGAGAGGTTTGCTTTTCGTTTGCTCTGCGCGACAAGGCTCGAGTTCGTTGCGTCCTTTTTCGACATGCTCAAGGGTTGGGAGCCTCCTTGCGGCTTTTTCCCTTGCCTTTGCCTGAGTTGTCAAGCCTTGGGCTGCCCGCAGAGTTCCTCCAAAGTCTTGGCGAATGGTCGCAGGGACTCGTTTTGGTAGTGGGTCCCACGCGGAGTGGAAAATCGACCACGCTAGCTTCTCTGGCTCAGGAACTGGCCCGATCAGCTTCCCGCCACATTGTGACCCTTGAAAAACCTATTGAATGGATTGTGGCTCCAGGAAAGTCCATCGTAAGCCAGAGGGAGATTCCGGCGGATGTGCCGAGCTTCGCGTTGGGGCTGCGGGAGCTAGCGTACGAAGATGCGGATGTTGCCATTGTAGGATCGCTTGATCAAGCCGATTCGATCGTGCCTGCTTTTCGGTTGGCCGAGCAGGGAGTTTTTGTGGTGGGAGCGTTATGCACGATCGCGCAACCGCTGGCGATTCTCCAGCGCCTTATGGCTCTGTTCGGCGAGCGGACACGCGACCAGATTCGTTCTTTGCTGAGTCGACAGCTCCGGGCGATCCTTGGTCAGCGTTTGCTTCCCCAATCGGATGGGAGAGGATGGGTGCTTCTGGCGGAGGTTGTGGTGTTTGACGAAACCGCGCGAGCCCTATTGGGGGAGGCACGCTTCGAAGAGCTGGCGCGCTGGCTCAAAGAGAACCGAAGGGACTCATCACCTTCCCTTCGGCTTTCTTTGGAAGAGCTGGCGACCAAAGGAAAAATTGGTTTGGGGGAAGCCAAAACGGAACTCGTCCTTTTGGAACGGTCGGAGCAGTGGCTTTAG
- a CDS encoding RtcB family protein — protein sequence MDKSVLQRRGPCKWELPAGESRRVPVVIFATEELLEEMDQKVLEQASNVASLPGIQKASFAMPDAHWGYGFPIGGVAAFDPEEGGVVSAGGVGFDISCGVRTLLTGLKKKDLLPKAEILADKLFEVIPAGVGSRGKIRLSPKEMDQMLLGGARWAVEQGWGRPEDLERIEEKGCMPGACPDAVSPEAKKRQEAEMGTLGSGNHYLEVQEVAEIYDPEIAKKFGLELGDIVVSIHCGSRGLGHQIGTDFLKKMVSAAASYGIQLPERELACAPLQSPLGREYLGAMRAGINCALANRQILTHLARKAFEEIFPGVELVLLYDVSHNTCKEEVHEINGKKKRVFVHRKGATRALGPGHPDLPKDLREAGQPVLIGGSMGTHSYILVGTDTSEELAFSSAIHGAGRAMSRHQATKLWKGREIIRELAERGILVRSVSERGVAEEAPKAYKDVSLVVEAAHRAGLAKKVARLDPLICVKG from the coding sequence ATGGATAAGTCAGTGTTACAAAGAAGAGGCCCGTGCAAATGGGAGCTTCCTGCAGGGGAGTCGCGCCGAGTCCCGGTGGTGATCTTCGCGACAGAAGAGCTTTTGGAGGAGATGGACCAAAAGGTCCTGGAGCAGGCAAGCAACGTGGCTAGCCTGCCGGGAATCCAGAAAGCCTCCTTTGCCATGCCGGATGCTCACTGGGGTTATGGATTTCCCATTGGAGGCGTTGCGGCTTTTGATCCCGAAGAAGGCGGAGTGGTTTCTGCCGGGGGGGTGGGGTTTGACATCTCCTGTGGGGTCCGAACGCTTCTCACCGGTCTAAAGAAAAAGGACCTCCTGCCCAAAGCGGAAATTTTGGCAGACAAGCTTTTTGAAGTGATTCCAGCTGGGGTGGGGAGCCGTGGAAAAATCCGTCTCTCTCCCAAAGAGATGGACCAGATGCTCCTAGGCGGCGCCCGCTGGGCCGTGGAACAGGGGTGGGGAAGACCGGAGGATCTAGAAAGGATTGAGGAAAAAGGTTGCATGCCGGGTGCTTGTCCGGACGCTGTTTCCCCGGAGGCGAAGAAACGTCAAGAAGCCGAGATGGGGACACTAGGTTCTGGAAATCATTACCTAGAGGTCCAAGAGGTGGCTGAGATCTACGACCCGGAAATTGCGAAAAAGTTTGGTTTAGAGCTGGGGGATATTGTTGTAAGCATTCACTGCGGTTCCCGGGGTCTCGGGCACCAGATTGGGACAGACTTTTTAAAAAAGATGGTTTCCGCTGCTGCCTCCTACGGGATCCAACTACCCGAGCGAGAGCTTGCCTGTGCACCCCTCCAGTCTCCCCTTGGCCGGGAGTATCTAGGGGCGATGAGGGCAGGGATCAACTGTGCGCTAGCGAACCGGCAGATTCTCACCCATTTAGCCCGAAAGGCATTTGAAGAAATCTTCCCCGGGGTTGAGCTGGTGCTTTTGTATGATGTTTCTCACAATACCTGTAAGGAAGAAGTGCATGAGATTAACGGTAAAAAGAAGCGGGTTTTTGTGCATCGAAAAGGGGCCACGCGAGCCTTGGGACCCGGGCATCCTGATTTACCGAAGGACTTACGCGAAGCGGGCCAGCCCGTTTTGATTGGAGGCAGCATGGGAACGCACTCCTACATCTTGGTCGGTACGGACACAAGCGAGGAGCTTGCCTTTAGCTCGGCGATCCACGGGGCCGGGAGAGCCATGAGCCGTCACCAGGCAACGAAACTGTGGAAAGGACGAGAGATCATTCGGGAGTTGGCGGAAAGAGGAATTTTGGTCCGGAGTGTTTCCGAGCGGGGGGTTGCCGAAGAAGCACCTAAGGCCTACAAGGACGTGAGCCTGGTCGTTGAAGCTGCCCACCGGGCAGGGTTAGCTAAAAAGGTAGCGCGTCTGGATCCTTTGATCTGTGTTAAGGGCTAG